Proteins encoded together in one Ignavibacteria bacterium window:
- a CDS encoding alanine racemase has translation MKKLPFERPIIKKLNVGISNKFGLRTELEPITHIDDVSVSDLIKEHGTPLFVISENTLRNTIHEAKRAFETRYPKVQFAWSYKTNYLDAVCRVFHQEGSWAEVVSRFEYDKALSNGVDGSKIIFNGPDKTEDDLKVASANGSLIHVDHFDELYMLVDIAKDMDKKPKIAIRVNMDTGVHPQWDRFGFNFENGEAWEAINKIMTSKKLEFVGIHTHIGTFMLTASAYDVAATKLAKLAYDFKKKYNSNISYIDLGGGFASHNTLKGAYLTGKDTAPSFDDYAEAITNALINSQLDHDEMPLLILETGRALIDAAGYLLGTVIANKKLSDGRRSTIVNFGVNILFTAFWYEHQINPEKEFSQNSETTTIFGPLCMNIDQIRDSIQLPPLKKDDNVVVSSVGAYNMTQWMQFITLRPKVVLIDTNSGVHVIRDNETNKTITALESIPQHLEKINL, from the coding sequence ATGAAGAAATTACCCTTCGAAAGACCTATTATTAAAAAACTCAATGTCGGAATATCAAATAAGTTTGGTTTAAGAACAGAGCTTGAACCAATCACGCATATTGACGACGTGTCTGTATCCGACCTCATAAAAGAACACGGTACACCCCTTTTTGTAATATCTGAAAATACCTTGCGCAACACAATACACGAAGCAAAACGAGCTTTTGAAACACGTTATCCCAAAGTACAGTTTGCATGGTCATATAAAACCAATTACCTTGATGCAGTATGCAGAGTATTCCATCAGGAAGGTTCATGGGCGGAAGTTGTTTCAAGGTTTGAGTACGATAAAGCCCTTTCGAATGGTGTTGACGGTTCCAAAATAATTTTTAACGGACCCGATAAAACAGAAGACGACCTCAAGGTCGCATCAGCTAACGGCTCACTTATTCATGTTGACCATTTTGACGAGTTGTATATGCTTGTCGATATTGCAAAAGATATGGACAAAAAACCAAAGATTGCAATCCGTGTAAACATGGATACAGGGGTGCATCCGCAGTGGGACAGGTTCGGTTTCAACTTTGAAAACGGAGAAGCATGGGAAGCAATAAATAAAATAATGACATCTAAAAAACTTGAATTTGTCGGGATTCATACTCACATCGGTACGTTTATGCTTACTGCAAGTGCTTACGATGTCGCAGCAACAAAACTCGCAAAGCTTGCTTATGATTTCAAAAAGAAATATAATTCAAATATAAGTTACATAGACTTAGGTGGTGGTTTTGCATCGCACAACACTCTTAAAGGTGCCTACCTGACAGGTAAAGATACAGCCCCTTCTTTTGATGATTACGCTGAAGCCATAACAAACGCTCTTATTAATTCACAGCTTGACCACGATGAAATGCCGCTGCTGATTCTCGAAACGGGTAGAGCCTTAATAGATGCAGCAGGTTATCTTCTCGGGACGGTTATCGCAAACAAGAAACTATCAGACGGCAGACGTTCAACAATAGTAAATTTTGGCGTAAATATTCTGTTCACAGCTTTCTGGTATGAACATCAGATAAATCCCGAGAAAGAATTCTCGCAGAACTCTGAAACCACAACTATATTTGGACCGTTGTGCATGAATATTGACCAGATTCGCGACTCAATTCAACTGCCCCCTCTGAAAAAAGACGATAATGTTGTAGTTAGCAGCGTCGGCGCTTATAACATGACACAGTGGATGCAGTTTATAACATTAAGACCCAAAGTTGTTTTGATTGATACAAACAGCGGCGTACACGTGATAAGGGATAACGAAACCAATAAAACTATAACGGCTCTTGAATCTATACCACAACATCTTGAAAAAATAAACCTGTAA
- a CDS encoding T9SS type A sorting domain-containing protein, whose product MKKTFISIVLFVLTAASLHSQWERLPSPNGGDILSVAFSGSITFAGTYGGGIYKSADNGTTWSAVNNGLPNQYVYSIAVNGTTVFAGTYGSGVFVSNNNGASWTASNSGLTNLYVNTLTVSGSNIYAGTFGGIFLSTDNGASWTAINNGLTDPNIYTIAVNGSSIFTGTYTGAFLSTNNGSSWTKLNGGLGDSTSVLSFAFNGSTVFAGTYGNGVLVSNNNGSTWTAVNSGLTNMYVWSLSVIGSNLFAGTSYGMFLSTNNGQSWTAINNGLLFWTINVIKPNGNNLFAGTYGGGMFLTTNNGSNWTSVNSGLTNVLVNCFTVTGTGNLLTGTNGSGIYRSLNNGSNWTAVNTGLLNYYVYSLVASGSNVFAGTYGDGIFLSTNNGLSWNLANTGLTSYYIFGLLVNGSTVFAAAYGGGVFISNNNGSSWAASNTGLTNLYVWSFSVIGSNIFVATDGGGVFLSTNNGSSWTAVNNGLTNQYVWALTSNGSSLYAGTANGIFVSTNNGSSWTAINNGLSSLYVYDIAASGGNLFAGTGYGVYISTNNGTSWVEKNQGFDFVPIAYTVTAANGYLFAGTDGQFVYRRQLTEILNVTRISDVTPSSYTLNQNYPNPFNARTVVSFQLPDASDVTLKVYDVQGKEVETLVNERLQAGTYKASFDGSGLNSGVYFYKLTTGKYAETRRMILTK is encoded by the coding sequence ATGAAGAAGACATTTATCTCAATTGTTCTGTTTGTTCTTACAGCGGCTTCGCTTCATTCCCAGTGGGAGCGTCTTCCCAGCCCTAACGGTGGCGATATTCTTAGCGTAGCCTTTTCTGGTTCTATCACATTTGCTGGTACGTACGGCGGCGGTATTTATAAGTCAGCCGATAACGGTACAACATGGAGCGCCGTTAACAACGGACTGCCAAATCAGTATGTTTACTCAATTGCTGTGAACGGAACAACCGTTTTTGCTGGTACTTACGGCAGTGGTGTTTTTGTTTCAAACAATAACGGTGCAAGCTGGACAGCCTCAAACAGCGGCTTAACCAATCTATACGTTAACACACTTACGGTAAGTGGCTCAAATATTTACGCAGGAACATTCGGCGGTATATTTCTTTCAACAGATAACGGTGCAAGCTGGACAGCAATTAATAACGGATTGACAGACCCGAATATTTATACAATAGCCGTTAACGGTTCAAGCATTTTTACAGGCACTTATACAGGCGCCTTCCTTTCAACAAATAACGGTTCAAGCTGGACAAAGCTAAACGGCGGGTTAGGTGATAGCACCTCGGTCCTGTCTTTTGCTTTTAATGGATCCACCGTGTTTGCCGGTACTTATGGTAACGGTGTTCTGGTATCAAATAACAACGGCTCTACCTGGACAGCAGTTAATTCAGGTTTAACAAATATGTACGTCTGGTCACTTTCTGTTATCGGTTCAAATCTTTTTGCAGGCACATCCTACGGCATGTTCCTTTCTACTAATAACGGACAAAGCTGGACAGCTATTAATAATGGATTATTGTTCTGGACAATAAACGTAATTAAACCGAATGGAAACAATCTGTTTGCCGGTACCTATGGTGGTGGAATGTTTCTAACAACCAATAACGGTTCTAACTGGACATCAGTAAATTCGGGTTTAACAAACGTTCTTGTAAACTGTTTTACAGTTACTGGAACGGGAAATCTTCTTACGGGAACAAACGGCAGCGGAATCTACCGCTCGCTGAACAATGGCAGCAACTGGACTGCTGTTAATACAGGTCTGCTCAACTATTATGTTTACTCGCTTGTAGCAAGCGGTTCTAATGTTTTTGCGGGTACATACGGCGACGGTATATTTTTATCAACAAATAACGGTCTTTCCTGGAATCTTGCAAACACAGGATTAACAAGCTACTATATCTTTGGTCTTTTGGTTAACGGTTCAACTGTATTCGCAGCTGCTTACGGCGGTGGTGTTTTTATATCAAATAATAACGGGTCAAGCTGGGCAGCATCAAATACAGGACTTACTAACTTATACGTCTGGAGTTTTTCTGTAATAGGAAGCAATATATTTGTTGCAACAGACGGCGGCGGAGTCTTTCTTTCGACCAATAACGGCTCAAGCTGGACGGCTGTTAATAATGGATTAACAAATCAGTATGTATGGGCTCTTACCTCAAACGGCAGCAGCCTTTACGCAGGTACTGCTAACGGTATATTTGTTTCAACCAATAACGGTTCTAGCTGGACAGCAATCAATAACGGATTATCAAGTTTGTATGTTTATGACATTGCCGCAAGCGGAGGTAATCTTTTTGCAGGTACCGGTTATGGTGTGTATATCTCCACAAACAACGGCACATCATGGGTAGAAAAGAATCAGGGTTTTGATTTTGTTCCGATTGCTTATACAGTTACAGCAGCAAACGGTTATTTGTTTGCAGGTACAGACGGTCAGTTTGTATATCGCCGTCAGCTGACAGAAATATTAAACGTTACAAGAATTTCAGATGTAACACCTTCTTCATACACGCTTAACCAAAATTATCCAAATCCGTTCAATGCAAGAACAGTTGTCAGTTTTCAACTGCCCGATGCTAGTGATGTGACTCTCAAGGTTTATGACGTGCAGGGAAAAGAGGTGGAAACACTCGTGAATGAAAGACTTCAAGCTGGAACTTATAAAGCCTCGTTCGATGGTTCCGGACTTAACAGCGGTGTCTATTTTTATAAACTCACGACTGGTAAATACGCTGAGACCAGAAGGATGATTCTTACAAAATAA
- a CDS encoding 4Fe-4S dicluster domain-containing protein: MTTHNHVHTIADDIKDKTFQDVSLCYQCGKCSAGCPVRYYMDIAPNKVVRLIQLGFYEEALKSTTPWLCAGCMTCSSRCPQEFDLAKFMDAVREIALEKGVEVKSKDIIKFHKAFLNQIESHGRAFEVGLVAEYKLKTMNLLQDVDSSPGMFMKGKLKLFPHNIKNKESVKKIFKKTANK; the protein is encoded by the coding sequence ATGACTACGCATAATCACGTACATACAATAGCAGACGACATCAAGGACAAAACTTTTCAGGATGTGAGTTTGTGCTATCAGTGCGGCAAATGTTCTGCAGGTTGTCCAGTAAGATACTACATGGATATAGCTCCTAATAAAGTTGTGCGTCTAATACAGCTTGGTTTTTACGAAGAAGCTCTAAAGTCAACGACACCATGGCTCTGTGCGGGATGTATGACATGCTCGTCAAGATGCCCCCAGGAATTCGACCTTGCAAAGTTTATGGATGCTGTAAGAGAAATTGCTCTTGAAAAAGGAGTAGAAGTTAAATCAAAAGACATAATAAAATTTCACAAAGCATTCCTGAACCAGATTGAAAGTCATGGCCGGGCTTTTGAAGTAGGCCTTGTTGCAGAATACAAACTGAAAACAATGAACCTGTTGCAGGATGTGGACTCCTCGCCTGGCATGTTCATGAAAGGGAAGTTAAAGCTATTCCCGCATAATATTAAGAATAAAGAATCCGTTAAAAAGATATTTAAAAAGACGGCTAATAAATAA
- a CDS encoding urea transporter has protein sequence MRLVKSILNSYSIVFFSDKLFFAGLLLITSFFDYFAGLCGLISVITAYIVAESLGYDKHKIEKGYYGFNSLLAGLGIGLQYQSNWAVLLIVVLASILAFFVTITFENFLAKYALPYLSLPFLVAYWVVTLVGRDLNILGLSGRGVFILNDLYMVGGNWLLEVYEWWNSIIIIPSVKVYFLSLGAIIFQYNVLAGIIIAIGILYYSRIAFSLSLIGFYSAYLFYQLLQINITETTYAYIGFNYILTAIAIGGYFLVPSWRSYLWTLILMPLTVLVSYSFSNIFSNFGLHIYSLPFNIIVLLFLFVIKSRFTKKEGLTEVAIQQNSPENNLYSFLNNNFRFRDYRYYPVRLPFFGEWNVSQAHSGDITHKHKWKHAWDFVIKDSLGNTYRNLGEKLEDYYCYNKAILSPADGYVEKIIDGIPDNDIGDVNIEDNWGNTIIIKHGTDFYSKICHIKPGSFKVQLGEFVKAGQIIASCGNSGRSPEPHLHFQFQSVPFINGETIDYPITQYILKTPGGLVYKANKKPELNDIVSNIEVNSILREGFHLIPGQEIKFETENNGRKEIIVWEVYTNIYNRSYVYCKNSKAVAYFHNDGRVFYFYDFSGDKKSLLYFFFLAAYKVPLGYYQDMSIEDTPALHIVYSKLGLLLQDFIAPFYIFLKSQYKITYFKIDDILHANEITLSSEIDNYFLNFKTVKQRFFITLTREGISKIKIQFKNKIITANCIKED, from the coding sequence TTGAGGTTAGTTAAAAGCATATTAAACAGTTACTCAATAGTTTTCTTTTCAGATAAACTATTCTTTGCAGGTTTATTACTGATAACATCTTTCTTCGATTATTTTGCAGGGCTCTGCGGACTTATATCGGTTATAACCGCATACATAGTCGCAGAAAGTCTTGGATATGACAAACATAAAATCGAAAAAGGATATTATGGTTTTAACAGCCTGCTTGCAGGGCTTGGCATTGGTTTGCAGTATCAGTCCAACTGGGCAGTTCTGTTAATTGTAGTTCTTGCATCTATACTTGCCTTTTTTGTTACCATTACTTTTGAAAACTTTCTAGCCAAATATGCTCTTCCATACTTAAGTCTTCCGTTTCTTGTTGCTTACTGGGTGGTTACGCTTGTCGGGCGCGACCTCAATATATTAGGCCTTAGCGGCAGAGGTGTTTTCATTCTTAATGACCTTTATATGGTTGGCGGAAACTGGCTGCTTGAAGTTTATGAATGGTGGAATAGTATCATCATTATTCCCTCTGTGAAAGTTTATTTTCTCTCTCTAGGGGCAATAATTTTTCAGTATAATGTTCTTGCGGGTATTATTATTGCAATAGGTATTCTCTATTATTCACGCATAGCCTTCTCTCTTTCACTAATAGGCTTTTATTCCGCTTATTTGTTTTACCAATTGCTCCAGATAAATATTACAGAAACAACTTATGCTTACATAGGTTTCAATTATATTCTTACCGCTATTGCTATAGGTGGATATTTTCTCGTACCCTCATGGCGCTCTTATCTATGGACGTTAATACTCATGCCGCTTACCGTCTTGGTATCATATAGTTTTAGCAATATTTTCTCAAACTTTGGATTACATATTTATTCACTGCCATTTAATATTATCGTACTTTTATTCCTCTTTGTTATCAAATCAAGGTTTACAAAGAAAGAGGGATTAACAGAGGTTGCTATTCAGCAGAACTCACCAGAGAACAACCTGTATTCTTTCCTTAACAATAATTTCCGTTTCAGAGATTACAGATATTATCCCGTACGACTTCCCTTTTTCGGAGAGTGGAATGTTTCGCAGGCACATAGCGGTGATATCACACATAAACACAAATGGAAACATGCATGGGATTTTGTAATTAAAGATTCCCTTGGAAACACGTACCGCAATCTTGGCGAAAAGCTTGAAGATTATTATTGTTATAATAAAGCTATTCTGTCTCCTGCCGATGGTTATGTAGAGAAAATAATTGATGGCATTCCTGATAATGATATCGGAGACGTGAACATTGAAGATAATTGGGGAAATACGATTATAATAAAACATGGTACTGATTTTTATTCTAAAATATGCCATATAAAACCCGGCTCATTTAAGGTTCAACTGGGTGAGTTTGTAAAAGCAGGTCAGATTATTGCCAGTTGCGGTAACTCAGGAAGATCACCCGAACCGCATCTGCATTTCCAGTTTCAGAGTGTGCCGTTTATTAATGGTGAAACCATTGATTATCCCATAACACAATATATTCTTAAAACTCCCGGTGGACTTGTTTACAAAGCCAATAAGAAACCGGAGCTTAACGATATTGTATCAAACATAGAAGTTAATTCTATCTTACGGGAAGGATTTCATCTTATACCCGGACAGGAAATTAAGTTTGAAACAGAAAATAACGGAAGAAAAGAAATAATAGTATGGGAAGTGTACACTAACATCTATAACCGTTCATATGTCTATTGTAAAAATTCTAAAGCAGTAGCATACTTCCATAACGACGGTCGCGTGTTTTACTTCTACGATTTTTCAGGCGACAAAAAGTCACTGCTTTATTTTTTCTTCCTTGCTGCATATAAAGTACCGCTCGGATACTATCAGGATATGAGCATTGAAGATACCCCAGCTTTGCATATCGTTTACAGTAAACTTGGATTGCTGCTGCAGGATTTCATTGCACCGTTCTACATATTCCTTAAATCACAGTATAAAATTACTTATTTTAAGATTGACGACATTCTTCACGCAAACGAGATAACGTTAAGTTCTGAAATTGATAACTATTTCCTAAATTTTAAAACAGTTAAACAGAGGTTCTTTATTACTCTGACAAGAGAGGGAATTTCTAAAATAAAGATACAATTCAAAAATAAAATAATTACAGCTAATTGTATAAAAGAGGATTAA
- a CDS encoding CoB--CoM heterodisulfide reductase iron-sulfur subunit B family protein, which produces MEANLKVGYFPGCSQTGTAKEYDISLRKVVEKLGTSFDELKDWSCCGATSAHVTNHQLSNALAMRNIMIAQQQGIDEMVAPCAACYNRLVLSQHETNSHPDVKAKVESILETKFNKDVKVMNLLELFMKIGLEKIKENRKIELKGLNVACYYGCLLVRPSDITKFDDSEHPESMEKVVEMTGAKTIDWNYKVECCGAAHSIARRDIVLDLSQKIIDDARKHGANIMVVACPMCHTNLDMRQTAMKRVYPEHKDFPVLYLTELIGLALGLDEKELGIDLHTIKFNYKELVAEEATV; this is translated from the coding sequence ATGGAAGCAAATTTGAAAGTAGGATATTTCCCCGGTTGTTCTCAGACCGGTACAGCAAAAGAGTACGATATTTCACTGAGAAAGGTAGTGGAAAAACTCGGAACATCATTCGACGAGTTAAAGGATTGGTCATGCTGCGGTGCAACATCTGCACACGTAACAAATCATCAGCTTTCCAATGCTTTAGCAATGCGTAACATAATGATTGCACAACAGCAGGGAATTGATGAAATGGTCGCACCATGCGCCGCCTGTTATAACAGGCTTGTTCTTTCTCAGCATGAAACAAACAGTCACCCGGATGTAAAAGCAAAAGTAGAATCTATTCTTGAGACAAAGTTTAATAAAGATGTAAAGGTCATGAACCTTCTTGAACTCTTTATGAAGATAGGTCTTGAAAAGATTAAAGAGAACCGCAAGATTGAACTCAAAGGATTAAATGTTGCTTGCTATTACGGATGTCTTCTTGTGCGTCCATCAGATATTACTAAGTTCGACGATTCCGAACATCCCGAATCTATGGAAAAAGTTGTTGAAATGACAGGTGCCAAAACTATCGACTGGAACTATAAAGTTGAATGCTGCGGTGCCGCACATTCAATCGCAAGAAGAGACATAGTCTTAGACCTTTCACAAAAGATTATTGACGACGCGAGGAAACATGGAGCAAACATAATGGTTGTTGCATGTCCGATGTGCCACACGAATCTTGACATGCGTCAAACAGCGATGAAGCGCGTATATCCTGAACATAAGGACTTTCCCGTGCTTTATTTAACGGAGCTTATAGGTCTGGCGCTTGGATTGGATGAAAAAGAACTTGGAATAGACCTGCACACAATAAAATTTAACTATAAAGAACTTGTTGCCGAAGAAGCAACAGTATAA
- a CDS encoding PqqD family protein — protein MKVNKNIAVSESGFLFDSMSGDSFSLNPIAAEILELIREQKSIEDVKRILLNKYEVTPTMLDKTIDEYVFTLKKLNIVR, from the coding sequence ATGAAAGTAAACAAAAATATAGCAGTAAGCGAATCAGGATTTCTCTTTGATTCAATGTCGGGAGATTCTTTCTCTCTGAACCCTATTGCTGCAGAAATTCTTGAACTGATACGCGAGCAGAAAAGTATCGAGGATGTAAAGCGAATACTCCTAAACAAGTATGAAGTAACTCCCACGATGCTCGATAAAACAATCGATGAGTATGTTTTCACACTGAAAAAGCTTAACATAGTAAGATGA
- a CDS encoding ATP-grasp domain-containing protein — protein MKKKKITVGVTGLNNIDSPGPGIPVIRALKESKHFEPRIIGLAYENLEPGIYMRDHVDKTYQIPYPNFGSDTLMKRIEYINNLENIDVLIPNFDAELYTFMKAAERLKKIGIHTFLPTIPQFEERHKSVLPDFGKKYNIKVPESKPIFSDKDFEKLEDEDDYEYPLLVKGKYYDAYVAHNEDQAKSAFHKIAAKWGLPIILQQFVRGTEVNVIALGDGEGNTIGAVPMRKQYITDKGKAWAGITLGDTNLLSLTRKLIKRTKWRGGMELEMIKTEDNDYYLIEINPRLPAWVYLAVGAGQNLPEALAKLALGMDVKPFKKYEVGKLFIRYSYDLIVDLSDFEKLTLYSEL, from the coding sequence ATGAAGAAGAAGAAAATAACAGTCGGTGTAACAGGGCTTAACAATATTGACAGTCCGGGACCCGGAATACCGGTAATCAGAGCACTGAAAGAATCAAAGCACTTCGAACCGCGTATTATCGGACTTGCTTACGAAAATCTTGAACCGGGTATTTATATGCGCGACCATGTTGATAAAACGTACCAGATTCCTTATCCGAATTTCGGCTCTGATACTCTTATGAAAAGAATCGAATATATAAATAATCTTGAAAACATTGACGTATTAATCCCGAACTTCGATGCCGAGCTTTATACTTTTATGAAAGCCGCTGAGAGGCTTAAGAAGATCGGCATTCATACTTTTCTGCCGACAATTCCACAGTTTGAAGAAAGGCATAAATCTGTCTTGCCTGACTTCGGAAAGAAATACAACATCAAAGTACCGGAAAGCAAACCGATATTTTCGGACAAGGACTTTGAAAAACTTGAAGATGAAGATGACTATGAATATCCTTTGCTCGTAAAGGGGAAATACTACGATGCGTATGTTGCTCACAACGAAGATCAGGCAAAATCAGCTTTCCATAAAATTGCAGCCAAGTGGGGACTTCCTATTATACTCCAGCAGTTTGTAAGAGGAACCGAAGTTAACGTTATTGCACTTGGCGACGGAGAAGGAAACACCATAGGTGCTGTTCCTATGCGTAAGCAGTATATTACCGACAAGGGAAAAGCATGGGCAGGTATAACTCTTGGCGATACTAACCTGCTTAGCCTCACAAGAAAACTTATCAAACGTACTAAATGGCGTGGTGGTATGGAACTGGAAATGATTAAAACCGAAGATAACGATTACTATCTTATCGAGATTAATCCTCGTCTTCCTGCTTGGGTTTATCTTGCAGTTGGTGCAGGACAGAACCTGCCCGAAGCGTTAGCAAAACTTGCTCTTGGTATGGATGTTAAACCATTTAAGAAATATGAAGTCGGAAAACTCTTTATCAGATATTCCTATGACCTGATAGTTGATTTATCTGATTTTGAAAAACTGACACTTTATTCTGAACTTTAA
- a CDS encoding CoB--CoM heterodisulfide reductase iron-sulfur subunit A family protein, with product MKIGVFICHCGENIGRTVDCPRVAKACEWLPGVEVSIDYKYMCSDPGQNMIKKEIIDKKLDAIVVGSCSPHMHEKTFRKAAVAAGINPFLVEIANLREHCSWVHDDIEMATDKAIDLVRMSVEKVKRNQPLTTIEVPVTKRTLVIGGGIAGIQAALDVANAGYEVVLVEKEPSIGGHMSQLSETFPTLDCSQCILTPRMVEVYQHPKIKLMTYSEVEKVEGFIGNFSVTIRKKARHIDEEKCTGCGLCITKCPIKKKAYNSFEENLAYRPAVYVPFPQAVPNIPVIDETVCTYYKNGKCSMCVKVCGREAIMFDQQDKIVTEEVGAIIMATGYKLYDISKKPDESIYKGYGEYGYGKYKDVIDGLQFERIASASGPTEGEFKRPSDGKEPKKIVFIQCVGSRDESKGFSYCSKICCMYTAKHAMLYKHKVHDGEAYVFYMDIRSGGKMYDEFVRRAIEEDGVKYIRGRVSKITEENGKYIVKGEDTIAGMQVTIDADMVVLATAMIAQPEASELAQTVGIPYDKHGFYNEAHPKLRPIESTTGGVFLAGACQSPKDIPESVAMASAAAAKTLVLFGSDILEREPVIARVNADLCAGCFYCKKVCPYGAVEVREVKTRDGVVIKEIAYVNEGLCQGCGTCTATCPSKSIELAGFNNEEIFAQIAAL from the coding sequence ATGAAAATAGGAGTTTTTATATGTCATTGCGGAGAGAACATAGGCAGAACAGTTGATTGTCCGCGTGTTGCAAAAGCCTGCGAATGGCTTCCCGGGGTTGAAGTATCGATAGACTACAAGTATATGTGTTCAGACCCGGGACAGAATATGATTAAGAAAGAAATAATCGACAAAAAACTTGACGCTATAGTCGTCGGTTCATGCTCCCCTCACATGCACGAAAAAACCTTCCGCAAAGCTGCAGTCGCAGCAGGGATTAATCCTTTCCTCGTTGAAATAGCAAACCTCAGAGAACACTGTTCATGGGTGCACGATGATATTGAAATGGCGACAGACAAAGCAATTGACCTTGTACGTATGTCAGTTGAAAAAGTAAAACGCAATCAGCCGCTTACGACGATTGAAGTACCCGTTACGAAGAGGACGCTTGTTATCGGCGGCGGTATAGCAGGTATTCAGGCAGCTCTTGACGTTGCCAATGCGGGTTACGAAGTTGTATTAGTTGAGAAAGAGCCTTCGATAGGCGGACACATGAGCCAGCTATCGGAGACATTCCCGACGCTTGACTGTTCTCAGTGTATATTAACCCCGCGCATGGTTGAAGTATATCAGCATCCGAAGATTAAACTGATGACATATTCCGAGGTAGAAAAAGTTGAAGGATTCATCGGCAATTTTTCTGTAACGATAAGAAAGAAAGCACGGCACATAGATGAAGAGAAATGCACGGGCTGCGGACTATGCATAACAAAATGTCCTATCAAGAAGAAAGCATACAATTCATTCGAAGAAAACCTTGCGTATCGTCCTGCTGTTTACGTACCCTTCCCACAGGCAGTACCAAACATACCTGTTATTGATGAAACGGTTTGCACATACTATAAAAACGGTAAGTGCAGCATGTGCGTGAAAGTATGCGGCCGAGAAGCTATTATGTTCGACCAACAGGATAAAATAGTCACGGAAGAAGTTGGTGCAATAATAATGGCAACGGGTTACAAGCTTTATGATATAAGCAAAAAACCTGATGAGTCTATTTATAAAGGTTACGGCGAATACGGATACGGAAAATACAAAGATGTAATTGACGGTTTACAGTTTGAAAGAATAGCCTCAGCATCAGGACCGACCGAGGGAGAGTTTAAGCGACCATCAGACGGCAAAGAGCCGAAGAAAATCGTATTCATACAATGTGTCGGTTCACGGGACGAATCGAAAGGATTCTCATACTGCAGCAAGATATGCTGCATGTACACGGCAAAGCATGCAATGCTGTACAAGCATAAAGTACACGACGGTGAAGCATACGTATTCTACATGGACATCCGTTCGGGCGGAAAGATGTACGATGAGTTTGTCCGCCGTGCGATAGAAGAAGACGGTGTAAAATACATCCGCGGACGTGTTTCAAAGATAACGGAAGAAAACGGAAAGTACATCGTTAAAGGCGAAGACACAATCGCGGGAATGCAAGTAACAATCGATGCTGACATGGTTGTACTCGCAACGGCAATGATAGCACAACCCGAAGCTTCAGAACTGGCGCAAACTGTAGGCATACCTTACGATAAACACGGATTCTACAACGAAGCACACCCCAAACTTCGTCCTATAGAAAGCACAACGGGCGGAGTGTTTCTTGCGGGTGCATGCCAGTCGCCGAAAGACATTCCCGAATCTGTCGCGATGGCATCGGCAGCCGCTGCAAAAACTCTGGTACTTTTCGGTTCTGATATTCTTGAACGCGAGCCGGTTATTGCAAGGGTCAATGCTGACCTGTGTGCAGGGTGCTTTTACTGCAAGAAAGTTTGTCCTTACGGAGCAGTTGAAGTACGCGAAGTTAAAACACGCGACGGGGTAGTAATTAAGGAGATAGCATACGTAAACGAAGGACTATGCCAGGGATGCGGAACATGCACGGCTACATGCCCGTCCAAGTCAATAGAGCTGGCAGGGTTCAACAACGAAGAAATCTTTGCACAGATAGCAGCATTATAA